The Pseudomonas parafulva genome includes a window with the following:
- a CDS encoding EVE domain-containing protein — protein MAYWLMKSEPDELSIEGLAHLGEARWDGVRNYQARNFMRAMSEGDTFFFYHSSCPQPGIAGIAKVIRAAYPDPTALDPQSPYHDAKATPDKNPWSAVDVAHVRTLPRVLELGWLKQQPALAELALVQKGSRLSVMPVTAEQWTAILAMV, from the coding sequence ATGGCCTATTGGCTGATGAAGTCCGAGCCCGACGAACTGTCGATTGAAGGCCTGGCTCACCTTGGCGAAGCTCGTTGGGACGGTGTACGCAATTACCAGGCGCGCAACTTTATGCGTGCGATGAGCGAGGGGGACACGTTCTTCTTCTACCATTCCAGCTGCCCTCAACCCGGCATCGCCGGCATTGCCAAGGTCATCCGCGCAGCCTATCCGGACCCCACTGCGCTGGACCCGCAGAGCCCTTACCACGATGCCAAGGCCACGCCCGACAAGAACCCGTGGAGTGCGGTAGACGTGGCCCACGTGCGGACCCTGCCGCGCGTGCTTGAGCTGGGCTGGTTGAAACAACAGCCAGCCCTGGCCGAGCTGGCGCTGGTACAAAAAGGCAGTCGCCTGTCGGTCATGCCGGTCACGGCCGAGCAGTGGACGGCCATCCTGGCGATGGTTTGA
- a CDS encoding flagellar basal body-associated protein FliL, which produces MKAWILMVLALVLPAAAVAEEGKEGAPKVAYITLTPPFVGNYALDGGPRLRVFKADVALRVTGDEAAKAVQHHEPLIRNQLVALFTQQTVDSMSNVEAKEHLRQEALKQVQQVMETEEGKPIVEDLLFNNLIVQ; this is translated from the coding sequence GTGAAAGCGTGGATATTGATGGTGTTGGCACTGGTGTTACCCGCCGCAGCCGTGGCCGAGGAGGGCAAGGAGGGTGCGCCCAAGGTGGCCTATATCACGCTGACGCCGCCGTTCGTGGGCAACTATGCGCTCGATGGTGGTCCGCGCTTGCGGGTGTTCAAGGCGGACGTCGCATTGCGAGTGACCGGGGATGAGGCCGCCAAGGCGGTACAGCATCATGAACCACTGATCCGCAACCAGCTCGTCGCACTGTTCACTCAACAGACCGTGGACAGCATGAGCAATGTGGAGGCCAAGGAGCATTTACGTCAGGAGGCCCTAAAGCAGGTTCAGCAGGTGATGGAGACCGAAGAGGGCAAGCCGATCGTCGAGGACCTGCTGTTCAACAACCTGATCGTCCAGTGA
- a CDS encoding NADPH:quinone oxidoreductase family protein — translation MKALLCKHLGPARELVLEDVPSPTPKPNEVLLNVQAAGVNFPDTLIIEGKYQFQPPLPFSPGGEAAGTVAAVGAKVGAFKVGDRVMALTGWGAFAEQVAVPASNVMPVPASMDFITAAAFGMTYGTSMHALHQRGRLQTGETLLVLGASGGVGLAAVEIGKAMGARVIAAASSAQKLAVARAAGADDLIDYSQDNLREAIKRLTDGKGVDVIYDPVGGELFEHAVRGLAWNGRLLVVGFASGTIPQLAANLVLLKGAAVLGVFWGAFAQRQPEDNAANFKQLFAWHAQGKLKPLVSQTYALADAGAAIETLGQRQAVGKLVVVPPRA, via the coding sequence ATGAAAGCGCTGCTATGCAAGCACCTGGGCCCGGCCCGCGAACTGGTCCTGGAAGACGTGCCCAGCCCAACGCCCAAACCCAACGAAGTGCTGTTGAACGTGCAGGCGGCTGGGGTCAACTTTCCCGATACCTTGATCATAGAAGGTAAATACCAGTTTCAGCCGCCCTTGCCCTTCTCACCGGGTGGAGAGGCCGCGGGCACGGTCGCAGCCGTCGGCGCCAAGGTGGGCGCCTTCAAGGTGGGTGACCGGGTCATGGCACTGACCGGCTGGGGTGCTTTTGCCGAGCAAGTGGCAGTGCCCGCCTCCAACGTAATGCCCGTGCCAGCCAGCATGGACTTCATCACCGCCGCCGCATTCGGCATGACCTACGGCACCTCGATGCACGCCTTGCACCAGCGCGGTCGATTGCAAACCGGCGAGACCTTGCTGGTATTGGGCGCGTCCGGCGGGGTGGGCCTGGCGGCGGTCGAGATCGGCAAAGCCATGGGGGCGCGGGTCATCGCGGCTGCCAGCAGTGCGCAAAAGCTCGCGGTGGCCCGTGCCGCTGGGGCCGATGACCTGATCGACTACAGCCAGGACAATCTGCGCGAGGCCATCAAGCGCCTGACCGATGGCAAAGGTGTGGATGTGATTTACGATCCGGTGGGCGGCGAACTGTTCGAGCACGCCGTGAGGGGCCTGGCGTGGAACGGTAGGTTGTTGGTAGTGGGTTTTGCCAGCGGCACCATTCCCCAATTGGCAGCCAACCTTGTGCTGCTCAAGGGGGCGGCGGTACTGGGCGTCTTCTGGGGCGCGTTTGCCCAGCGCCAACCCGAGGATAACGCGGCCAACTTCAAGCAGCTGTTTGCCTGGCACGCGCAGGGCAAATTGAAGCCTCTCGTTTCACAGACATACGCCCTGGCCGACGCGGGTGCGGCCATCGAAACGCTGGGCCAGCGCCAGGCGGTCGGCAAGCTGGTGGTGGTGCCGCCGCGTGCGTGA
- a CDS encoding gamma-glutamylcyclotransferase, with translation MSALERSSWQVTYPPSLDFGQQLTHEQLHHSMQAAMSRHQGGPVWLFAYGSLIWRPECSAVERRRARVHGYHRGLYLWSHEHRGTPETPGLVFGLDRGGSCSGFAYRLDDATLDASLRALWQREMPYPAYRPHWLNCRLDDGSRVQALGFVLERHLPCYAGNLPDNVLSHILASAKGRYGTTRDYVEQTLHALRSHHMPDRNLEARFRRCHDLRER, from the coding sequence ATGTCGGCGCTCGAACGGTCATCCTGGCAAGTCACATACCCCCCTTCGCTCGATTTTGGTCAGCAACTGACCCACGAGCAATTGCATCACTCCATGCAAGCCGCCATGTCCCGTCACCAGGGCGGGCCGGTGTGGCTGTTTGCCTATGGCTCTTTGATCTGGCGGCCCGAGTGCAGCGCGGTGGAGCGTCGACGTGCGCGGGTGCACGGTTACCACCGGGGCTTGTACCTGTGGTCGCACGAGCACCGTGGCACGCCCGAAACCCCAGGTTTGGTGTTTGGCCTGGATCGAGGCGGCTCGTGCAGCGGCTTTGCCTACAGGCTGGATGACGCGACACTCGATGCATCGCTGCGAGCCCTGTGGCAACGCGAAATGCCTTACCCCGCCTACCGCCCCCACTGGCTCAACTGTCGACTCGACGATGGCAGCAGGGTGCAGGCCCTGGGTTTCGTGTTGGAGCGGCACCTGCCTTGCTACGCGGGCAATCTGCCGGATAACGTGCTCAGCCACATACTGGCCAGCGCCAAAGGGCGTTATGGCACCACGCGCGATTACGTCGAGCAGACCCTTCATGCCCTGCGCAGCCACCATATGCCTGATCGCAACCTGGAAGCGCGCTTCAGGCGCTGTCACGATCTGCGCGAACGGTGA
- a CDS encoding CDP-6-deoxy-delta-3,4-glucoseen reductase, translated as MQVTLQPSGAVLTLEPGERILEGARRLGYDCPNSCRNGNCHVCAALLVEGSVRQNGEVRDHGELFTCIAEPLEDCILLWDGVLALGELPVRKLTCTVSECREVGGDVWRVRLLAPAGKPPRYHAGQYLMIEREAGKPAAFSLACAPHSGRELELHVLAREPSAVQLIEQLQRDRLARIEMPFGDTHLAELPDGPLVLIAAGTGMGQMHSLVEHCRAQGFKHPVHLYWGVRRPEDFYQIEHWDQWLSLPNLYLHQVVSDLCGWEGRCGMLHEAVCEDIPDLNSVHVYASGSPNMIYATLDALVDAGMDAHRMRADVFAYAPRG; from the coding sequence ATGCAGGTAACGTTGCAGCCGTCCGGAGCAGTGCTGACGCTAGAGCCCGGGGAACGGATCCTGGAAGGTGCGCGTCGGCTGGGTTATGACTGCCCCAACAGCTGCCGTAATGGCAACTGCCATGTCTGCGCTGCATTGCTGGTCGAAGGCAGCGTGCGCCAGAACGGAGAAGTCCGGGACCATGGCGAATTGTTCACCTGCATCGCCGAGCCGCTCGAGGATTGCATCCTGCTGTGGGACGGCGTGCTCGCCCTGGGCGAGCTGCCGGTGCGCAAGCTGACCTGCACGGTCAGTGAATGCCGTGAAGTGGGTGGCGACGTCTGGCGCGTGCGGCTGTTGGCCCCTGCGGGCAAGCCGCCGCGCTACCATGCTGGGCAGTATTTGATGATCGAACGCGAAGCGGGTAAGCCGGCCGCTTTTTCGCTGGCTTGCGCTCCCCATTCCGGACGCGAGCTTGAATTGCATGTACTGGCGCGCGAGCCCAGTGCCGTGCAGTTGATCGAGCAATTGCAGCGCGATCGCCTGGCTCGCATCGAAATGCCCTTTGGCGATACCCACCTGGCCGAACTGCCGGACGGGCCATTGGTGCTTATCGCCGCCGGTACCGGCATGGGCCAGATGCACAGCCTTGTGGAGCACTGCCGCGCTCAGGGCTTCAAGCACCCTGTTCACTTGTACTGGGGCGTACGACGCCCGGAAGACTTCTACCAGATCGAGCATTGGGATCAGTGGCTGAGTTTGCCTAACCTGTACCTGCACCAGGTGGTTAGCGACCTGTGCGGCTGGGAAGGCCGTTGCGGGATGCTGCACGAAGCGGTTTGCGAGGACATCCCCGACCTCAACAGCGTTCATGTGTACGCCAGTGGCTCGCCGAACATGATCTACGCAACGCTCGATGCACTGGTGGACGCTGGCATGGATGCGCACCGCATGCGTGCGGACGTGTTCGCCTACGCGCCTCGCGGCTGA
- the ubiD gene encoding 4-hydroxy-3-polyprenylbenzoate decarboxylase yields MQYRDLRDFIRGLEQRGELKRIQVPISPVLEMTEVCDRTLRAKGPALLFEKPTGFDIPVLGNLFGTPERVAMGMGAESVDELREIGKLLAFLKEPEPPKGLKDAWSKLPIFKKVVSMAPKVVKDAVCQEVVLEGEDVDLGALPIQHCWPGDVAPLITWGLTVTRGPNKDRQNLGIYRQQVIGRNKVIMRWLSHRGGALDYREWCEKNPGQPFPVAVALGADPATILGAVTPVPDTLSEYAFAGLLRGNRTELVKCRGSNLQVPATAEIILEGVIHPGEMAPEGPYGDHTGYYNEVDSFPVFTVERITHRQKPIYHSTYTGRPPDEPAILGVALNEVFVPILQKQFPEIVDFYLPPEGCSYRMAVVTMKKQYPGHAKRVMLGVWSFLRQFMYTKFVIVTDDDINARDWNDVIWAITTRMDPKRDTVMIDNTPIDYLDFASPVSGLGSKMGLDATHKWPGETTREWGRVIVKDEAVTRRIDELWDQLGID; encoded by the coding sequence ATGCAGTATCGCGACTTGCGCGACTTCATTCGTGGCCTGGAACAGCGCGGCGAGCTCAAGCGCATCCAGGTCCCGATCTCCCCAGTGCTGGAAATGACCGAGGTCTGCGATCGCACCCTGCGTGCCAAAGGCCCTGCGCTGTTGTTCGAAAAGCCGACCGGCTTCGACATTCCCGTACTGGGCAACCTGTTCGGTACGCCTGAACGGGTGGCCATGGGCATGGGTGCCGAGTCGGTCGATGAGCTGCGCGAGATCGGCAAGCTGCTGGCTTTTCTCAAAGAGCCTGAGCCTCCCAAAGGGCTCAAGGACGCCTGGTCCAAGCTGCCGATCTTCAAGAAAGTGGTGTCGATGGCGCCCAAGGTGGTCAAGGACGCCGTTTGCCAGGAAGTGGTGCTCGAAGGAGAGGACGTGGACCTTGGCGCATTGCCGATCCAGCATTGCTGGCCGGGCGATGTGGCACCGCTGATCACCTGGGGCCTGACCGTAACGCGCGGTCCGAACAAGGACCGCCAGAACCTGGGTATCTACCGGCAGCAGGTGATTGGTCGCAACAAAGTGATCATGCGATGGCTCAGCCACCGTGGTGGCGCCCTGGACTACCGTGAGTGGTGTGAAAAAAACCCTGGCCAGCCGTTCCCAGTGGCCGTGGCGTTGGGGGCAGACCCTGCCACTATCCTGGGTGCAGTGACCCCGGTTCCCGATACGCTTTCCGAATACGCCTTCGCGGGCCTGTTGCGGGGTAATCGCACCGAGCTGGTCAAGTGCCGCGGCAGCAATCTGCAGGTGCCGGCCACGGCCGAGATCATCCTCGAAGGGGTCATTCACCCGGGCGAGATGGCGCCTGAAGGCCCGTATGGGGACCATACCGGGTACTACAACGAAGTGGACAGTTTCCCGGTGTTCACCGTCGAGCGCATCACCCATCGGCAAAAGCCGATCTATCACAGCACCTACACCGGCCGGCCGCCGGATGAGCCGGCCATTCTCGGGGTGGCGCTGAACGAAGTGTTCGTGCCGATCCTGCAGAAGCAGTTCCCGGAAATCGTCGATTTCTACCTGCCGCCAGAGGGGTGCTCCTACCGCATGGCGGTGGTGACCATGAAGAAGCAGTACCCAGGGCATGCCAAGCGCGTGATGCTGGGTGTGTGGTCGTTCCTGCGACAGTTCATGTACACCAAGTTCGTTATCGTGACCGACGACGACATCAACGCCCGCGACTGGAACGACGTGATCTGGGCCATCACCACACGCATGGACCCCAAGCGTGATACGGTGATGATCGACAACACGCCGATCGACTACCTGGATTTTGCCTCTCCGGTGTCGGGCCTGGGATCGAAAATGGGCCTGGATGCCACGCACAAGTGGCCGGGCGAAACTACACGCGAGTGGGGGCGAGTCATCGTCAAGGACGAAGCCGTCACCCGGCGTATCGATGAGCTGTGGGATCAGTTGGGAATAGATTGA
- the rho gene encoding transcription termination factor Rho: MNLTELKQKPITDLLEMAEQMGIENMARSRKQDVIFSLLKKHAKSGEEISGDGVLEILQDGFGFLRSADASYLAGPDDIYVSPSQIRRFNLRTGDTIVGKIRPPKEGERYFALLKVDTINFDRPENAKNKILFENLTPLFPNKRLKMEAGNGSTEDLTGRVIDLCAPIGKGQRGLIVAPPKAGKTIMLQNIAANITRNNPECHLIVLLIDERPEEVTEMQRTVRGEVVASTFDEPPTRHVQVAEMVIEKAKRLVEHKKDVVILLDSITRLARAYNTVIPSSGKVLTGGVDAHALEKPKRFFGAARNIEEGGSLTIIATALVETGSKMDEVIYEEFKGTGNMELPLDRRIAEKRVFPAININRSGTRREELLTADDELQRMWILRKLLHPMDEIAAIEFLVDKLKQTKTNDEFFLSMKRK; the protein is encoded by the coding sequence ATGAACCTGACTGAACTCAAGCAAAAGCCGATTACCGATCTTTTGGAAATGGCCGAACAAATGGGCATCGAGAACATGGCCCGTTCGCGCAAACAGGACGTGATTTTCTCCCTGCTGAAAAAGCATGCGAAAAGCGGCGAAGAGATCTCGGGTGACGGCGTGCTGGAGATTCTCCAGGATGGCTTCGGTTTCCTGCGTTCTGCTGATGCGTCCTACCTGGCCGGCCCTGACGATATCTACGTTTCGCCTAGCCAGATCCGCCGCTTCAACCTGCGTACCGGCGATACCATCGTTGGCAAGATCCGCCCGCCGAAGGAAGGGGAGCGTTACTTCGCCCTGTTGAAGGTCGATACCATCAACTTCGACCGGCCGGAAAACGCCAAGAACAAGATCCTGTTCGAAAACCTGACGCCGCTGTTCCCCAACAAGCGCCTGAAGATGGAGGCTGGCAACGGCTCCACCGAAGACCTGACCGGCCGTGTCATCGACCTGTGCGCCCCGATCGGCAAGGGCCAGCGTGGCCTGATCGTCGCCCCGCCCAAGGCGGGCAAGACCATCATGCTGCAGAACATCGCAGCCAACATCACCCGTAACAACCCTGAGTGCCACCTGATCGTTCTGCTGATCGACGAGCGCCCGGAAGAAGTGACCGAGATGCAGCGTACCGTACGCGGCGAAGTGGTTGCCTCTACCTTCGACGAGCCGCCAACCCGTCACGTGCAAGTGGCCGAAATGGTCATCGAGAAGGCCAAGCGCCTGGTCGAGCACAAGAAGGACGTGGTCATCCTGCTCGACTCCATCACCCGCTTGGCACGCGCCTACAACACGGTCATTCCAAGCTCGGGCAAAGTGCTGACCGGTGGTGTCGACGCCCACGCCCTGGAAAAGCCCAAGCGCTTCTTCGGGGCCGCCCGTAACATCGAGGAAGGCGGCTCGCTGACCATCATCGCCACCGCGCTGGTCGAAACCGGTTCGAAGATGGACGAGGTGATCTACGAGGAATTCAAGGGCACCGGTAACATGGAGCTGCCCCTGGACCGTCGTATCGCTGAAAAGCGTGTGTTCCCCGCCATCAACATCAACCGTTCGGGTACTCGCCGCGAAGAGCTGCTGACCGCTGACGACGAACTGCAACGCATGTGGATCCTGCGCAAGCTGTTGCACCCGATGGACGAGATCGCTGCCATCGAGTTCCTGGTCGACAAGCTCAAGCAGACCAAGACCAACGACGAGTTCTTCCTGTCGATGAAGCGCAAGTAA
- the trxA gene encoding thioredoxin TrxA, which produces MSDKIKHVTDATFDAEVLQAQGPVLVDYWAEWCGPCKMIAPVLDDIATTYEGKLVVAKLNIDENQETPAKHGVRGIPTLMLFKNGNVEATKVGALSKSQLAAFLDAHL; this is translated from the coding sequence ATGAGCGACAAAATCAAACACGTCACCGACGCCACCTTCGATGCCGAAGTGCTTCAGGCTCAAGGCCCGGTGTTGGTCGACTACTGGGCTGAATGGTGCGGCCCGTGCAAGATGATCGCTCCGGTTCTGGACGACATCGCCACTACGTACGAAGGCAAGCTGGTCGTTGCCAAGCTGAACATCGACGAAAACCAGGAAACCCCAGCCAAGCACGGCGTGCGTGGTATCCCGACGCTGATGCTGTTCAAGAACGGCAACGTCGAAGCTACCAAGGTCGGCGCCTTGTCCAAATCGCAGCTGGCAGCGTTTCTCGACGCCCACCTGTGA
- the ppx gene encoding exopolyphosphatase gives MPHTTAKNLSLIAAIDLGSNSFHMVVAKAHHTEIRILERQGEKVQLAAGIDEERKLSEEAMERGLECLKRFAQLINGMPAGSVRIVGTNALREARNRNIFIQRAEAILGHPVEVISGREEARLIYLGVSHTLADTPGKRLVADIGGGSTEFIIGQRFEPLLRESLQMGCVSFTQRYFRDGKITPARYAQAYTAARLELMSIEHALHRLTWDEAIGSSGTIRAIGAAIRSAGLGNGEVNADGLAWVKRKLFKLGEVDRIDFDGVKPDRRTIFPAGLAILEAIFDALELQRMDHCDGALREGVLFDLLGRHHHEDVRERTLNSLMERYHVDQGQAARVERKALHAFDQVAEAWDLQDGNWRDLLGWAAKVHEIGLDIAHYHYHKHGAYLIEHSDLAGFSREDQQMMALLVRGHRRNIPKDRYAELGDEGVKLLRLCVLLRFAILFHHIRGTQQMPKVELKAADNRLEVVFPEGWLEQNQLTQADFANEAEWLARVGFVLSVR, from the coding sequence ATGCCGCATACCACCGCGAAGAACCTGTCCCTGATAGCCGCCATCGACCTTGGCTCCAACAGCTTCCACATGGTCGTGGCCAAGGCCCACCACACCGAAATCCGCATTCTCGAGCGGCAGGGCGAGAAGGTACAGCTGGCCGCCGGCATCGATGAGGAGCGCAAGCTCAGTGAAGAAGCCATGGAGCGCGGCCTTGAGTGCCTCAAGCGCTTCGCTCAGCTGATCAACGGCATGCCCGCAGGCTCGGTGCGCATCGTCGGCACAAACGCCTTGCGTGAAGCGCGCAACCGCAACATCTTCATCCAGCGTGCCGAAGCCATCCTTGGCCACCCGGTGGAAGTCATTTCAGGCCGCGAAGAGGCCCGCCTGATCTACCTGGGCGTTTCCCACACGCTGGCCGATACCCCAGGCAAGCGCCTGGTGGCGGACATCGGCGGCGGCAGCACCGAATTCATCATTGGCCAGCGCTTCGAGCCCCTGTTGCGCGAGAGCTTGCAGATGGGCTGCGTCAGCTTCACCCAGCGCTATTTCCGTGACGGCAAGATCACCCCGGCGCGATATGCACAGGCGTATACGGCCGCCCGGCTTGAGCTGATGAGCATCGAGCATGCCCTGCACCGCCTGACCTGGGATGAAGCCATCGGCTCGTCCGGCACTATTCGTGCCATCGGCGCCGCCATTAGGTCCGCAGGCCTGGGCAATGGTGAGGTGAATGCCGACGGGCTGGCCTGGGTCAAGCGCAAGCTGTTCAAGCTGGGCGAAGTCGACAGGATCGACTTCGATGGGGTCAAGCCGGATCGGCGCACCATCTTCCCGGCGGGCCTGGCCATCCTCGAAGCGATCTTCGATGCCCTGGAGCTGCAGCGCATGGACCACTGCGACGGTGCGCTGCGTGAAGGTGTGCTGTTCGATCTGCTTGGACGGCATCATCATGAGGACGTACGCGAGCGTACCCTCAACTCGCTGATGGAGCGCTACCACGTCGACCAAGGCCAGGCCGCCAGGGTCGAGCGCAAGGCACTGCATGCCTTCGACCAGGTGGCCGAGGCATGGGACCTGCAGGACGGCAACTGGCGCGACCTGCTGGGTTGGGCAGCCAAGGTCCACGAGATCGGCCTGGACATCGCCCACTATCATTACCACAAGCACGGCGCGTACCTGATCGAGCACTCCGACCTGGCAGGCTTCTCGCGCGAGGATCAGCAGATGATGGCCTTGCTGGTGCGCGGCCACCGCCGCAACATTCCCAAGGACCGTTATGCCGAACTGGGGGATGAAGGGGTCAAGCTGCTGCGCCTGTGCGTGCTGCTGCGCTTCGCCATCCTGTTCCACCATATCCGGGGCACGCAGCAGATGCCCAAAGTCGAGCTCAAGGCGGCCGACAACCGCCTGGAAGTGGTATTCCCGGAAGGTTGGCTCGAACAGAACCAGCTGACCCAGGCCGACTTCGCCAACGAGGCGGAGTGGCTGGCCCGGGTCGGCTTCGTCCTCAGCGTACGTTAA
- the ppk1 gene encoding polyphosphate kinase 1, translated as MNNEVLPPVLIKDAKELPEELVQTPPDLPPGSQVAVEPAAEPATPTPAPAPPIAVPGLDDTSLYIHRELSQLQFNIRVLEQALDESYPLLERLKFLLIFSSNLDEFFEIRVAGLKKQINFAREQAGADGLQPHQALTRISELVHIEVDRQYAILNDVLLPELEKHQIRFIRRRHWTPKLKTWVRRYFRDEIAPIITPIGLDPTHPFPLLVNKSLNFIVELEGVDAFGRDSGLAIIPAPRLLPRVIRVPEEVGGTGANYVFLSSMIHAHADDLFQGMKVKGCYQFRLTRNADLALDSEEVDDLARALRGELFSRRYGDAVRLEVADTCPKHLSDYLLKQFSLSESELYQVNGPVNLTRLFSITGLDSHPELQYVPFTPAIPKLLQNADNVFSVISKQDILLMHPFESFTPVIDLLRQAAKDPHVLAVRQTLYRSGANSEIVDALVDAARNGKEVTAVIELRARFDEESNLQMASRLQAAGAVVIYGVVGFKTHAKMMLILRREQGEIVRYAHLGTGNYHAGNARLYTDYSLLTSDDALTEDVGKLFSQLIGMGKTLRMKKLMHAPFTLKKGMLDMIARETQFALDGKPAHIIAKFNSLTDAKVIKALYKASQSGVKIDLIVRGMCCLRPGIPGVSHNIQVRSIIGRFLEHTRVFYFLNGGEEQIYLSSADWMERNLDKRVETCFPVEGKKLLLRVKKELEAYLTDNTHAWTLQPDGRYVRSSPTGNQNPRSAQATLLERLSNPVLNVR; from the coding sequence ATGAATAACGAAGTGCTTCCCCCTGTCTTGATCAAGGATGCCAAGGAGCTTCCAGAGGAGCTGGTGCAGACCCCGCCTGATCTGCCACCCGGGTCCCAGGTCGCTGTAGAGCCTGCAGCGGAGCCAGCGACGCCCACGCCGGCCCCGGCACCGCCCATCGCCGTGCCCGGCCTGGACGATACCAGCCTGTACATTCATCGCGAACTGTCCCAACTGCAGTTCAACATCCGGGTACTGGAGCAGGCGCTGGATGAAAGCTACCCGCTGCTCGAACGCCTGAAGTTCTTGCTGATTTTCTCGAGCAACCTGGACGAGTTCTTCGAGATTCGTGTGGCTGGGCTTAAGAAACAGATCAATTTCGCCCGCGAGCAGGCCGGCGCCGACGGCTTGCAGCCGCACCAGGCCCTCACGCGCATCAGCGAACTGGTGCATATCGAGGTCGATCGCCAGTACGCGATTCTCAACGATGTATTGCTGCCAGAGCTGGAAAAACACCAGATTCGATTCATTCGTCGTCGTCACTGGACACCTAAGCTCAAGACATGGGTGCGTCGCTACTTCCGCGACGAGATCGCGCCCATCATCACCCCGATCGGCCTGGACCCTACCCACCCATTCCCGTTGCTGGTGAACAAGAGCCTGAACTTCATCGTCGAGCTCGAAGGCGTCGATGCCTTCGGCCGCGATTCAGGTCTGGCCATCATTCCGGCACCGCGGCTGCTGCCACGGGTCATTCGCGTGCCTGAGGAAGTGGGTGGCACCGGTGCGAACTATGTCTTCCTTTCGTCGATGATCCATGCCCACGCAGACGACCTGTTCCAGGGCATGAAGGTCAAGGGGTGCTACCAGTTCCGCCTGACCCGCAACGCCGACCTGGCGTTGGATTCCGAGGAAGTCGACGACCTGGCCCGGGCGCTTCGTGGCGAGCTGTTCTCGCGCCGCTATGGCGATGCCGTGCGCCTGGAAGTCGCCGATACGTGCCCCAAGCACCTGTCGGACTACCTGCTCAAGCAGTTCAGCCTGAGCGAAAGCGAGCTGTACCAGGTCAACGGGCCGGTCAACCTGACGCGGTTGTTCAGCATTACCGGGCTGGACAGCCATCCCGAGCTTCAATATGTGCCGTTCACCCCGGCCATCCCGAAGTTGCTGCAGAACGCCGACAATGTTTTCAGCGTGATCAGCAAGCAGGACATCCTGCTCATGCACCCCTTCGAGTCGTTCACGCCGGTCATCGACTTGTTGCGCCAGGCGGCCAAGGACCCGCACGTCCTGGCCGTACGCCAGACGCTGTACCGCTCCGGCGCCAACTCGGAAATCGTCGATGCGCTGGTCGATGCAGCGCGCAACGGCAAGGAAGTCACCGCAGTGATCGAACTGCGCGCACGCTTTGACGAGGAGTCCAACCTGCAGATGGCAAGCCGCCTGCAAGCAGCAGGCGCGGTGGTGATCTATGGCGTGGTCGGTTTCAAGACGCACGCCAAGATGATGTTGATCCTGCGCCGCGAGCAGGGCGAGATCGTACGCTATGCGCACCTGGGGACCGGCAACTACCACGCTGGCAACGCCCGTTTGTACACCGACTACAGCCTGCTCACCTCCGACGATGCGCTCACCGAAGACGTCGGCAAGCTGTTCAGCCAGTTGATCGGCATGGGCAAGACCCTGCGCATGAAGAAACTGATGCATGCGCCGTTCACCTTGAAAAAGGGCATGCTGGACATGATCGCCCGCGAAACCCAGTTCGCCTTGGACGGCAAGCCGGCGCATATCATCGCCAAATTCAACTCGCTGACCGATGCGAAGGTCATCAAGGCCTTGTACAAGGCCAGTCAATCGGGGGTGAAGATCGACTTGATCGTGCGTGGCATGTGCTGCCTGCGTCCAGGGATTCCAGGGGTTTCACATAACATCCAGGTGCGCTCGATCATCGGCCGCTTCCTGGAACACACCCGTGTGTTCTATTTCCTCAATGGCGGTGAAGAGCAGATCTACCTCTCCAGTGCCGACTGGATGGAGCGCAACCTCGACAAGCGGGTCGAGACCTGCTTCCCGGTCGAGGGCAAGAAGCTGCTGTTGCGGGTGAAGAAGGAACTGGAGGCGTACCTGACCGACAACACCCACGCCTGGACCCTTCAGCCAGACGGGCGCTATGTGCGCAGCAGTCCAACGGGTAACCAGAACCCGCGCAGTGCCCAGGCGACCCTGCTGGAGCGCCTGAGCAACCCGGTCCTTAACGTACGCTGA